The proteins below come from a single Mangifera indica cultivar Alphonso chromosome 16, CATAS_Mindica_2.1, whole genome shotgun sequence genomic window:
- the LOC123199099 gene encoding cellulose synthase A catalytic subunit 2 [UDP-forming]-like, which yields MDTRGRLIAGSHNRNEFVLINADENAKIKSVKELSGQTCQICGDEIEITVDGELFVACNECAFPVCRPCYEYERREGNQTCPQCKTRYKRLKGSPRVEGDEEEDDIDDIDNEFDYANLDGLGPLQAAEGAISARSRANSGIHAHTELDSSTLNSNIPLLTYGEEDAEISSDHHALIVPPFMGHGNRVHPMPYTDPSTPLQPRPMVPQKDIAVYGYGSVAWKDRMEDWRKRQNEKLQVVKHEGGNDGGGFNGDELDDPDLPMMDEGRQPLSRKLPIPSSKISPYRLIIILRLVILGLFFQYRILHPVNDAYGLWLTSVICEIWFAVSWILDQFPKWIPITRETYLDRLSLRYEKEGKPSELASVDVFVSTVDPMKEPPLITANTVLSILAVDYPVEKVACYVSDDGAAMLTFEALSETSEFARKWVPFCKKFSIEPRAPEWYFSQKIDYLKNKVHPAFVRERRAMKREYEEFKVRINALVATAQKVPEDGWTMQDGTPWPGNNVRDHPGMIQVFLGHGGVCDIDGNELPRLVYVSREKRPGFDHHKKAGAMNALIRVSAVLSNAPYLLNVDCDHYINNSKALREAMCFMMDPQSGKKVCYVQFPQRFDGIDRHDRYSNRNVVFFDINMKGLDGIQGPIYVGTGCVFRRQALYGYDAPVKKKPPGRTCNCWPRWCCFCCGSRKNRKAKTPKDKKKKLKNKEASKQIHALENIEEGVEELAIEKYTGISQIKLEKKFGQSPVFVASTLLENGGIPHDASPASLLREAIQVISCGYEDKTEWGKEVGWIYGSVTEDILTGFKMHCHGWRSVYCIPKRPAFKGSAPINLSDRLHQVLRWALGSVEIFFSRHCPIWYGYGGGLKWLERFSYINSVVYPWTSLPLLVYCTLPAICLLTGKFIVPEISNYAGLIFMALFISIAATGIIEMQWGGVGIDDWWRNEQFWVIGGASSHLFALFQGLLKVLAGVNTNFTVTSKGADDGEFSELYLFKWTTLLIPPTTLLIINIVGVIVGVADAINNGYDSWGPLFGRLFFALWVIIHLYPFLKGLLGKQDRMPTIILVWSILLASILTLLWVRINPFVNRDGPVLEICGLNCD from the exons TGATGAGATTGAGATTACGGTGGATGGGGAGTTATTTGTGGCTTGCAATGAATGTGCCTTTCCTGTATGCAGGCCTTGCTATGAGTATGAAAGAAGAGAGGGGAATCAGACTTGCCCACAGTGCAAAACCAGATACAAGCGCCTCAAAG GAAGTCCAAGAGTTGAGGGTGACGAGGAGGAAGATGATATTGATGACATAGATAATGAGTTTGACTATGCAAACCTTGATGGTTTAGGTCCACTGCAAGCTGCGGAGGGTGCAATATCGGCACGTTCCCGAGCTAATTCTGGAATCCATGCACACACAGAACTGGATTCCTCTACCCTTAATTCTAATATTCCTCTCTTGACTTATGGAGAAGAG GATGCTGAGATTTCTTCTGATCATCATGCTCTAATTGTGCCCCCATTTATGGGTCATGGAAATAGAGTTCATCCTATGCCTTATACTGATCCTTCTACACCTT TGCAACCAAGGCCAATGGTTCCCCAGAAAGACATTGCTGTATATGGGTATGGAAGTGTCGCATGGAAGGATCGAATGGAGGATTGGAGGAAAAGGCAGAATGAAAAACTTCAGGTAGTTAAGCATGAAGGAGGAAATGATGGTGGCGGCTTCAATGGAGATGAACTGGATGACCCTGATTTGCCTAT GATGGATGAAGGCAGACAGCCACTTTCAAGGAAATTACCAATTCCCTCAAGCAAGATAAGCCCATACAGATTGATAATCATTCTCCGGCTTGTAATTCTTGGCTTATTCTTTCAGTATAGAATCCTTCATCCTGTAAATGATGCATATGGTCTCTGGTTGACATCTGTAATCTGTGAGATATGGTTTGCTGTGTCATGGATTCTTGATCAGTTCCCAAAGTGGATCCCTATAACCCGAGAAACATACCTTGATAGGTTGTCACTCAG ATATGAGAAAGAAGGGAAACCGTCAGAGTTGGCTAGTGTAGATGTTTTTGTGAGTACGGTTGATCCTATGAAAGAACCTCCACTGATCACTGCAAACACTGTCCTATCCATCCTTGCAGTTGATTATCCAGTTGAAAAAGTTGCATGCTATGTATCAGACGATGGTGCTGCCATGCTTACTTTTGAGGCACTCTCTGAGACATCTGAGTTTGCTAGGAAATGGGTCcctttttgtaaaaaatttagtattgaGCCCCGAGCTCCTGAGTGGTATTTTTCGCAGAAGATTGACTATTTGAAGAACAAAGTTCATCCAGCATTTGTTCGAGAAAGGCGAGCAATGAAG CGAGAGTATGAAGAATTCAAAGTTAGGATAAATGCATTGGTTGCCACAGCACAAAAAGTTCCTGAGGATGGTTGGACCATGCAGGATGGGACTCCATGGCCTGGAAACAATGTACGAGATCATCCTGGAATGATTCAG GTATTCCTTGGTCATGGTGGTGTCTGTGATATCGATGGTAATGAATTGCCTCGTCTGGTTTATGTTTCTCGTGAGAAGAGACCTGGTTTTGACCATCACAAAAAGGCTGGGGCCATGAATGCTTTG ATACGGGTCTCTGCAGTTCTCTCAAATGCTCCTTATCTTCTCAATGTTGATTGTGATCATTATATTAACAACAGCAAAGCTCTTAGAGAAGCCATGTGCTTCATGATGGATCCTCAATCAGGGAAAAAAGTTTGCTATGTGCAGTTTCCACAAAGATTTGATGGAATTGATCGTCATGATAGATACTCAAACCGCAATGTTGTGTTCTTTGAT ATCAACATGAAAGGATTAGATGGCATCCAAGGACCAATATATGTTGGAACTGGATGTGTTTTCAGAAGGCAAGCACTTTATGGCTATGATGCACCAGTTAAGAAGAAGCCCCCTGGCAGGACCTGCAATTGCTGGCCAAGATGGTGCTGTTTCTGTTGTGGATCTAGAAAGAACAGAAAGGCAAAGACGCCAAAGGATAAGAAAAAGAAGTTGAAGAACAAGGAAGCATCAAAGCAAATACATGCTCTTGAGAATATTGAAGAGGGAGTGGAAG AATTAGCCATTGAGAAATATACTGGTATTTCCCAAATCAAATTGGAGAAGAAGTTTGGGCAGTCTCCAGTTTTTGTAGCTTCCACTCTTCTGGAGAACGGCGGAATACCACATGATGCCAGTCCAGCTTCACTGTTGAGGGAAGCCATCCAAGTGATCAGCTGTGGTTACGAAGATAAAACAGAATGGGGAAAGGAA GTTGGCTGGATATATGGCTCTGTGACGGAGGATATCCTGACTGGATTTAAGATGCACTGCCATGGCTGGAGATCAGTGTACTGCATTCCTAAACGACCTGCTTTTAAGGGTTCGGCGCCTATAAATCTCTCAGATCGTCTACACCAGGTTCTTCGATGGGCTCTTGGATCTGTTGAGATCTTCTTCAGCAGACATTGTCCGATCTGGTATGGCTATGGTGGTGGGCTGAAATGGTTGGAAAGATTCTCGTACATAAACTCTGTGGTCTATCCTTGGACGTCCCTTCCCTTGCTTGTTTACTGTACCCTGCCAGCCATCTGCCTCCTTACTGGGAAATTCATTGTTCCTGAG ATTAGCAACTATGCTGGTCTCATTTTCATGGCTCTCTTCATATCAATTGCTGCAACTGGTATCATTGAGATGCAGTGGGGTGGTGTTGGCATAGATGACTGGTGGAGAAACGAGCAGTTCTGGGTGATTGGAGGCGCTTCATCACATCTTTTTGCTCTTTTCCAGGGTTTACTCAAGGTTTTAGCTGGTGTAAACACAAACTTCACTGTCACCTCTAAAGGTGCAGACGATGGTGAATTCTCTGAGCTCTACCTCTTCAAGTGGACAACATTATTAATCCCTCCCACAACCTTGCTCATCATAAACATAGTCGGGGTTATTGTTGGTGTTGCGGATGCCATCAATAATGGGTACGATTCCTGGGGCCCTCTCTTTGGTAGGCTATTCTTTGCCCTTTGGGTCATCATCCATCTCTACCCTTTCCTCAAGGGGTTACTAGGAAAACAGGACCGGATGCCTACCATCATTTTAGTCTGGTCTATTCTTCTGGCCTCAATCTTGACCCTTTTGTGGGTCAGAATAAACCCATTCGTCAACCGAGATGGCCCTGTGTTAGAGATATGTGGATTGAATTGTGACTAA